The Arthrobacter oryzae DNA window CCATCAAGCATCTCAACGGTCCCCACCGGGACCGTCGATTTACCCACGACGGCGGAGTGCCGGCCCAGGTGCGGAAGAAGGCTTTCGGTGGCGGCGAGCAGGTAGCTGAGGTCGGCGCCGTCGGACGTCTTGGACTGCGGGGTACCCACGCAGAGGAAGTGCACCCGGGCGCCGGCCGCGGCCGCGAAATCCGTGGAGAACGTGAGCCGTCCGTTGGCCTGGCCGTCCTGCAGGAGCTCGTCCAGGCCGGGTTCAAAGAAGGGCGCCAACCCGCGGCCAAGCTGTTCCACCTTGGCGGCGTCGACGTCGATGCCCACTACGGTGTGGCCCATGGACGCCAGGGTGGCTGCATGCACGGCACCAAGGTACCCGCAGCCGATCACGGAAATCTTCACAGTGTTGCTCCTCTTGTGGTTTCGACGGGATCAACCACCGCATCGCCGGCGATCACCGCCCGGTAATGGCGCACCAGTTCCGCGCTCAACGCCGGCCACGTCCGCCCCTGCACCGACGCGTGCGCCGCCGCGGCGAACGCGCGGCGCTTGGCGTCGTCGCCCATCAGGTCCATGACGTGGGCGCGCAGCCCGGCCAGGTCGCCGGGCTTGTACAGCCAGCCCGTCCGCGAATTCTCCACCAGGTCCAACGGGCCTCCGCGGCCCGTGGCCACCACGGGCACGCCCGATGCCATGGCCTCCTGGATGGTCTGGCAGAAGGTCTCAAACTCGCCCGGATGCACGAACAGGTCGAAGGATGCCACCGCCCTGGCCAGTTCCTCACCGCCCAGGAACCCCGCAAACACGGCGTTCGGCAGGGCCTCCTGCAGCACCTCGCGCTGCGGGCCGTCGCCGACGATCACCAGGCGCGTGCCCGGCACATCGGCCAGTACGGCGAGGTCCTCCACCTGCTTTTCAACGGCCAGCCGGCCCACATAGCCGATGATCCGCTCGCCGCCGGGCGCCACGGACGCCCGCCACCCGTCGTCGCGCTTTCCCGGCGCAAACCGCGCGGTATCCACACCGCGCCGCCACATGTCCACCCGCAGAACACCGCGGCCGCGCAACTGGTTCAGCGCGAAAGTGGACGGCACCAGCGTCCGGGAAGCCAGCAGGTGGATGTTTTCCACCCGGTTCCAGGCCCAGTTCTCCATGAACGGCACCCCGTAGCGCGCCGCGTAGCTGGGGACCTCGGTCTGGTAGATGGCAACCGTGGGAATGCCCAGTTGGTGTGCCGCCTGCACTGCCCGCCAGCCGAGCACGAACGGGGACGCGAGGTGGACGACGTCCGGTGCGTAATCGGCAAGGATTCTCTTGACCCGGTTCACACCGCCCAACGCCACCCGCACATTCGTGTACCCGGCCAGCGGCACCGACGGAAGCCGGTGCACGAAGGCGCCATGCACCACGTCCAGGACCTCTGTGTCCTGGGTGGACGGGGCGATCACCATGACGTCATCGCCCCTCTCCTGCAGATGCTCAAGCACCCGAAGGATGGAGTGCGTAACCCCGTTCATCAGTGGCAGGAATGATTCAGCAACAATTGCGATCCTCACCCCTCCACGGTGCGGGCGGCGCGTTGCGCCGAGGGGGAGCGGGCATGACGGGCAAGGGAAGGTTGGGTTAACAGCGGGGCTGCCGTGAAGCACGACGACGGCGGCGCCCGCAACCGGGGGCAACGCCGCGCGTGGTGCCTGTCGGTCGTGTGGTGAGTGTCGTATCAGAGAGGGCCCGGACGCTGCCCCTTGCCACCCCCAGGGAGGCAAGGGGCAGCATCCGGACCGGCCTGTGAGTCAGCCGCGGGCGGGTGAACCCGCGCGGCCCATCGGGTCGGGCCAGTTGCCGATGCGGGCCTTCATGAGGTCGGGCCACCAGCCGATGCGGGCATTCATCGGGTCGGGCCAGTTGCCGATGCGGGCGTGGCTTGGTGCGGAGCTGACGACTGTGGTGGTGCTGAAGAGCTGGGTGTTGACGGACATGACTGTTCTCCTGACTGAGTTTGATTCCGTACGCCGATGGCGTCGGTGGGCCGTGCTCTGCCTGGAAAAGCGCAGAGGTGACCTGCTCAGTCGGGGGAAGACCCCGGATCAAAGGCCGGGCCGGCAGTCAGGACCAGCGCTGCGTCCGGCACCAGGAAGCGCCCGGCGTCGTGCAGCTGGTTCCAGAAGCTGTCGACGTCGCCTGCTTCGGCTCCGGCGCTGCCTGCTCCTGCCGACGAGGGTCCGGTCTGGTTCTGCAAGCCCGGGAAAGTGAGCGCCGCTCCAGGTTCGCTTTGTGGTGCGGGGGCTGCGGACATGACGTGGCCGATGGCTGCAGCCAGCGCCCGGACTGCTTGGGTATTTGCCAGGAACTCCAGCGGCGAAACCGCGCGGCTGGCCTGCTGTGGAGCAGCTGTGACCTCGGCGGGCAGGGTGCTGTCAGAGAAGAACGGAGCCTCGACGCCCTGGGCAGCAGACGCCGGTTGGGTGTGAACGCCCGACGACGGCGCTACCGTCGCCGATGGACGCGCGGGGAATGCCTCCTCCGGCGCTTTCACCGGATGCTCCCGGCTCGGAATCTCCGGCTGCGGAATTGAAGGAACAGGAACGGTCGGAATATTGATTACCGGCAGCCCCGGTGCCAATGAATCCACGACGGACAC harbors:
- a CDS encoding glycosyltransferase family 4 protein; amino-acid sequence: MRIAIVAESFLPLMNGVTHSILRVLEHLQERGDDVMVIAPSTQDTEVLDVVHGAFVHRLPSVPLAGYTNVRVALGGVNRVKRILADYAPDVVHLASPFVLGWRAVQAAHQLGIPTVAIYQTEVPSYAARYGVPFMENWAWNRVENIHLLASRTLVPSTFALNQLRGRGVLRVDMWRRGVDTARFAPGKRDDGWRASVAPGGERIIGYVGRLAVEKQVEDLAVLADVPGTRLVIVGDGPQREVLQEALPNAVFAGFLGGEELARAVASFDLFVHPGEFETFCQTIQEAMASGVPVVATGRGGPLDLVENSRTGWLYKPGDLAGLRAHVMDLMGDDAKRRAFAAAAHASVQGRTWPALSAELVRHYRAVIAGDAVVDPVETTRGATL